Proteins encoded together in one Desulfosporosinus meridiei DSM 13257 window:
- a CDS encoding molybdopterin-dependent oxidoreductase, producing MANLVEKAINHKLNRRSFLGLSAGAVAAVTLPGCGLQKVDADKAAELSQKQGEWITAACWHNCGGRCLNKAYVVEGVVIRQKTDDTHPDSPDFPQQRGCARGRSHRKMVLGADRLKYPMKRKNWEPGGGNKELRGKDEWVRISWDEALDIMASEIMRIKDKYGNASFFAPAGGSGGGMEPQRLLNAYGGCTERWGNVSWGSWPDVYSTVTGLPNNGASSGNDRFRLRDSKLIILWGANPAQSSQGLPTYNYLQAKKAGAKFIVIDPLYTESARTLGDQWIPVRPATDTTLLLGMAHYIITNNLLDQSFLDNCTIGFDADHMPAGADPKENFKDYVLGTFDGTPKTPEWASEICGVGVDIIKKFAHEYATTKPAAIISGGAPARINNGEHLPHAMMTLAYMTGNIGIPGAGVSPNMHNSATNAGPALVQPGGNGIPKVNNPIAKSRINSGEMWDAVLDGQFTESKGKKVDVNIQMIWNWFSHTLNQRAGATRGIEAHKKVEFAVAQNLFLTTDARYSDLVLPVTSQWERLGGLLTGNREILIYHTQVIKPLFEAKSDMWIVAEIAKRLGVDTKIVDPVSEEQQLYNQIAGATVMKADGSGYEKLVTFTAEDIQALGAKGAPQTGRISYQEFKEKGIYQVPRSRGDKLEFTSFEDFLADPVGKKLATPSGKFEIYCDTLSKKIDKIGFSTKSPIPKYDPPREGYEDGVKDGYPFQIVTIHYYRRSHSTLDNVPWLREAFPQEFWMNAGDAAKLGIKTNDIVKVTSRHGVVIRPAYVTERIMPGVVALGEGAWVEMDEQAGVDKAGSTGIINGHIATGQGHSGYNSCNVKVEKYDKPLEPDYKWPQRIIF from the coding sequence ATGGCCAATTTGGTCGAGAAAGCAATTAACCACAAGTTAAACAGAAGGTCGTTTCTTGGTTTATCTGCAGGGGCAGTTGCCGCCGTCACTCTGCCTGGTTGCGGGTTGCAAAAGGTTGACGCAGATAAGGCGGCGGAGTTATCTCAAAAGCAAGGTGAATGGATTACCGCGGCTTGCTGGCATAACTGCGGAGGCCGCTGTCTTAACAAAGCCTATGTTGTCGAAGGGGTTGTTATTCGGCAGAAAACCGATGACACTCATCCCGATAGCCCAGACTTTCCCCAGCAAAGGGGCTGTGCCCGGGGACGTTCCCACCGAAAGATGGTGCTGGGAGCGGATCGTCTGAAATACCCCATGAAACGAAAGAACTGGGAACCCGGCGGCGGCAACAAAGAGCTGCGTGGTAAGGACGAGTGGGTCCGGATCAGTTGGGATGAAGCCTTGGATATTATGGCCAGTGAAATAATGCGGATCAAGGATAAGTATGGAAATGCCAGTTTCTTTGCGCCTGCCGGTGGTTCCGGCGGTGGAATGGAACCCCAACGTCTCTTGAATGCTTATGGAGGCTGTACTGAGCGCTGGGGGAATGTTTCCTGGGGATCATGGCCTGATGTTTATAGTACTGTGACAGGTCTGCCCAACAATGGTGCCTCTTCAGGAAATGACCGCTTTAGATTGCGTGATTCCAAACTCATCATCCTCTGGGGGGCTAACCCTGCTCAATCCAGTCAAGGCTTACCCACCTACAACTATTTACAAGCTAAAAAGGCCGGAGCGAAGTTTATTGTTATTGACCCTCTTTATACTGAATCTGCCCGAACCTTGGGAGATCAATGGATTCCCGTTCGTCCGGCAACAGATACTACCTTGCTCTTAGGTATGGCCCATTATATCATTACCAACAATTTACTCGACCAGAGTTTCTTAGATAATTGCACCATTGGCTTTGATGCTGATCATATGCCCGCAGGTGCAGACCCTAAAGAAAACTTTAAGGATTATGTGCTGGGAACCTTTGACGGAACACCAAAGACTCCGGAATGGGCTTCGGAAATTTGTGGTGTCGGCGTGGACATTATTAAGAAGTTTGCTCATGAATATGCCACAACTAAGCCGGCAGCTATCATTTCCGGAGGAGCACCAGCCCGAATTAATAATGGTGAACACTTGCCTCATGCCATGATGACTTTAGCTTATATGACAGGAAATATTGGGATTCCGGGTGCCGGGGTAAGTCCTAATATGCATAATTCGGCAACGAATGCCGGTCCGGCTTTAGTTCAGCCGGGAGGCAATGGCATTCCTAAAGTTAATAACCCCATCGCGAAAAGTCGAATCAATAGCGGGGAAATGTGGGATGCAGTTCTCGATGGTCAATTTACGGAAAGTAAAGGCAAGAAGGTCGACGTTAATATCCAGATGATCTGGAACTGGTTTAGTCATACCTTGAATCAGAGGGCTGGTGCAACCAGAGGGATTGAAGCTCATAAAAAGGTTGAATTTGCCGTTGCTCAGAATCTATTCTTGACCACTGACGCTAGGTACTCTGATCTGGTATTGCCGGTTACCTCCCAGTGGGAGAGACTTGGCGGGTTACTGACCGGAAACCGGGAAATCCTCATTTACCATACCCAAGTAATCAAGCCTCTATTTGAAGCCAAAAGTGATATGTGGATTGTTGCAGAAATCGCTAAGCGCTTAGGGGTAGACACTAAAATAGTTGACCCAGTTTCAGAGGAACAACAATTATATAATCAGATCGCCGGAGCTACAGTTATGAAAGCTGATGGATCGGGCTATGAAAAACTGGTTACCTTTACCGCTGAAGATATTCAAGCTCTGGGAGCGAAAGGAGCACCCCAGACTGGGCGCATTTCTTATCAGGAATTCAAAGAAAAGGGAATTTACCAAGTTCCCAGATCTCGCGGAGATAAATTGGAATTTACGAGTTTTGAGGATTTTCTGGCTGACCCCGTTGGCAAAAAACTAGCTACTCCCAGCGGTAAATTTGAAATCTATTGTGACACACTCTCTAAGAAGATTGATAAAATCGGCTTTTCAACAAAATCTCCCATCCCGAAATATGATCCGCCTCGTGAAGGATATGAAGATGGGGTCAAAGACGGCTATCCTTTCCAGATTGTAACCATCCACTATTACAGACGATCCCATTCCACCCTGGATAATGTTCCTTGGCTTAGAGAAGCTTTCCCCCAAGAATTCTGGATGAATGCCGGCGATGCGGCGAAATTAGGGATTAAGACTAATGATATTGTTAAGGTCACTAGCCGTCACGGAGTGGTAATCCGTCCTGCCTATGTCACAGAACGTATTATGCCGGGGGTTGTAGCCCTGGGAGAAGGGGCTTGGGTTGAGATGGACGAGCAAGCCGGGGTGGACAAAGCCGGAAGTACTGGGATCATTAATGGACACATTGCCACTGGTCAAGGCCATTCGGGATATAATTCATGTAATGTCAAGGTTGAAAAGTACGATAAGCCCCTTGAGCCAGATTACAAATGGCCTCAACGAATTATTTTCTAA
- a CDS encoding DMSO/selenate family reductase complex B subunit, protein MAQLGFYYDMTICTSCKVCQIACSDKNDLEVGTLFRKVYNFEGGEFPNPWAYNLSIACNHCAEPKCTKNCPTGALYKREKDGIVMFDEGKCIGCKMCTWSCPYGQPKYIESKGKSGKCNFCVDLIDAGEVPACVAACQMRALEFGDIEELRKKYGNTADIKGLPDSGITKPHLTIHPNKEAMK, encoded by the coding sequence ATGGCACAACTAGGATTTTATTATGATATGACGATTTGCACCAGCTGCAAAGTATGTCAAATTGCCTGTAGTGATAAGAATGATTTGGAAGTAGGGACACTTTTCCGCAAGGTTTACAATTTTGAAGGGGGAGAGTTTCCCAACCCCTGGGCTTATAATCTCTCGATTGCCTGCAATCATTGTGCAGAACCTAAGTGTACAAAGAATTGTCCTACCGGGGCGCTGTACAAAAGGGAAAAAGACGGGATCGTCATGTTCGACGAAGGAAAATGTATCGGCTGTAAGATGTGCACTTGGTCTTGCCCTTACGGTCAACCTAAATATATTGAATCCAAAGGCAAATCCGGAAAGTGTAATTTCTGTGTGGATCTGATTGACGCCGGGGAAGTGCCTGCTTGTGTAGCAGCTTGTCAAATGAGAGCTCTTGAATTTGGGGATATCGAAGAACTGCGTAAAAAGTATGGCAATACAGCAGACATCAAAGGATTACCCGACTCAGGAATTACCAAGCCGCATTTGACTATTCATCCCAATAAAGAAGCTATGAAGTAG
- a CDS encoding dimethyl sulfoxide reductase anchor subunit family protein, giving the protein MFAEEWPLMMFTLISQLAIGSFILLVLVRSLLAPKDALAARNLTNFGIGAVGPLMALALIFSLFHLGTPFGAYRSLLNLGSSWLSREILTAGGFLVLWFFTYKAYQKESSGNSLGWLTSFVGLLTILSMASIYSNSIRPAWSNAHTYIAFFGATFVLGCAGAIALIGHIAKGQTLSSEAMAVLKKVCYVGAVALIIPLIYLPVFLGSLNSGDPAAQASSMLLTGSYLIPLIIRWAFSLVGVIMLTNLVLKQSKAGRILSANSILLAVALILVGEFIGRYVFYASAVSIMVG; this is encoded by the coding sequence ATGTTTGCTGAAGAATGGCCCTTAATGATGTTTACTCTAATCAGTCAACTAGCAATTGGAAGTTTTATTCTGCTAGTGCTCGTGCGTTCCCTGTTAGCCCCAAAAGATGCCTTGGCAGCTCGAAATCTTACGAATTTCGGCATTGGAGCAGTCGGTCCACTCATGGCCCTGGCTCTAATCTTCTCCCTCTTTCACCTGGGTACCCCATTTGGTGCCTATCGATCTCTCTTGAACTTAGGATCGTCATGGTTAAGTCGTGAAATACTCACAGCCGGAGGATTTTTAGTTCTATGGTTTTTCACTTACAAGGCTTATCAGAAAGAAAGTTCAGGCAACAGTCTGGGGTGGCTTACTTCTTTTGTCGGACTATTAACCATCCTTAGCATGGCAAGTATCTATAGCAATTCCATCCGTCCTGCCTGGTCTAATGCCCATACCTATATTGCCTTCTTTGGCGCTACCTTCGTGTTGGGATGTGCCGGGGCCATAGCTCTGATTGGGCATATAGCCAAAGGACAGACTTTATCCTCGGAGGCCATGGCCGTCCTTAAAAAGGTCTGTTATGTAGGTGCTGTGGCTTTGATTATACCGCTGATCTACCTGCCGGTTTTCCTTGGCAGCCTGAACAGTGGTGACCCAGCTGCCCAAGCATCAAGCATGCTCTTAACCGGCAGTTACCTGATTCCCTTAATCATCAGATGGGCATTCTCACTCGTCGGAGTTATTATGCTTACAAACCTTGTGTTAAAGCAAAGCAAAGCAGGAAGAATTCTGTCTGCAAACAGTATTCTCTTAGCAGTGGCCTTAATTCTTGTCGGAGAATTTATTGGCAGATATGTATTCTATGCTTCGGCAGTATCAATTATGGTCGGCTAA
- a CDS encoding AbrB/MazE/SpoVT family DNA-binding domain-containing protein gives MMHHGKFYGSTVMGERGQVVIPAEAREEIGIVPGEKLIVLGNKRRGIVILFKSDVMTRFADMMFRKSRFFEELFNSCEKDSDPNKTKE, from the coding sequence ATGATGCATCATGGTAAGTTCTATGGCTCGACAGTTATGGGAGAACGCGGACAAGTTGTTATTCCTGCCGAGGCCAGAGAAGAGATCGGTATCGTACCCGGTGAGAAGTTAATCGTGCTTGGCAACAAAAGAAGAGGGATCGTAATCTTATTTAAATCGGATGTTATGACCAGATTTGCTGACATGATGTTCAGAAAAAGTAGGTTCTTTGAAGAGCTGTTTAATTCTTGCGAAAAGGATTCGGATCCGAATAAAACCAAAGAATAA
- a CDS encoding ABC1 kinase family protein, which translates to MPIIIRFFKDKRLRRIISMFLQFVFQLWWINKKKRFLSDENYQKQIKGVYGKQASVFTETATELGGLLIKLGQFFSARVDVLPEEYTNELSKLQDAVKPVGTEEIIKRIEEEYGKPISEVFLNFSREAIASASLGQVHVAEIQGQNKVAIKVLRPGIEKIIQTDFNALRFMVTFAKRYPKISAAVDLEQIYNEFVETTQDELDYTKEGQHADIFRANFSGDSRISVPEVYWEYTTQHVLVMEYVTGCKVNDYENLARAGIDRAELADTLISAYVQQLLSDAFFHADPHPGNLLVKEDGTLIFIDFGMVGRIEKGMREELMAFILAVFKKDTDQMITVFENLGFLRSHADKQTLAKGLKLILANVFEDPNLRNVNSEELLLELREFMYSQPFQIPAQTLFLGKSLLTIMGICGGLNPQLDLIKTLRPYAEELLTGEAAGNGPTGFIIDQAKKTLTEVVTLPEKLNRLIAGLEGGEIRLHPSRSFESNLLQSQMDQTSRIVRAIMSSGFLISGTVLLEGSYFKVGLMLIILAGLTFASFLKSNSGSSGRKRMGHGGRSRGASSGFQKPRFHP; encoded by the coding sequence ATGCCGATCATTATTAGATTTTTCAAGGATAAACGCTTGCGAAGGATTATCTCCATGTTCCTCCAATTTGTATTTCAGCTCTGGTGGATAAATAAAAAAAAGAGATTTCTGAGTGACGAAAACTATCAGAAGCAAATCAAAGGGGTATATGGGAAACAAGCTTCTGTATTTACAGAGACCGCGACGGAACTGGGTGGGCTGCTTATCAAACTGGGGCAGTTTTTTAGTGCCAGGGTTGATGTTCTGCCAGAGGAATACACCAATGAACTTTCCAAGCTGCAGGACGCTGTTAAGCCGGTAGGTACTGAGGAAATTATTAAGCGAATTGAAGAGGAATATGGCAAACCGATTTCTGAAGTTTTTTTGAATTTTTCCAGAGAAGCGATTGCTTCTGCTTCCTTGGGGCAAGTTCATGTCGCTGAGATTCAGGGACAGAATAAAGTAGCGATTAAGGTCTTGCGACCTGGGATTGAGAAAATCATTCAGACAGACTTCAACGCCCTTCGCTTTATGGTGACCTTTGCCAAGCGCTACCCCAAGATAAGTGCTGCGGTGGATTTGGAGCAGATCTATAATGAGTTCGTAGAAACTACTCAGGATGAACTGGATTACACCAAGGAAGGTCAACACGCGGATATCTTCCGGGCAAATTTCTCAGGGGACTCGAGAATTAGTGTACCTGAAGTCTATTGGGAATACACGACTCAGCATGTCTTAGTGATGGAATACGTCACAGGCTGTAAGGTGAACGATTACGAGAACCTAGCCCGGGCAGGAATTGACAGGGCAGAACTGGCAGATACTTTGATTTCGGCCTATGTTCAACAATTACTCTCTGATGCATTTTTTCATGCTGATCCCCATCCCGGAAATTTACTAGTTAAAGAGGATGGTACTCTTATATTCATAGATTTTGGAATGGTAGGGCGGATTGAAAAAGGCATGCGGGAAGAATTGATGGCCTTTATTCTAGCCGTATTTAAGAAAGATACAGATCAGATGATAACTGTTTTTGAAAACTTGGGATTTCTTCGATCCCATGCTGACAAACAGACTTTGGCGAAGGGGCTAAAATTGATCTTAGCTAATGTCTTTGAAGATCCTAATCTGAGAAACGTCAATTCTGAAGAATTGCTGTTGGAGCTGCGAGAGTTTATGTATTCTCAACCTTTTCAAATTCCGGCCCAGACCCTGTTTTTAGGAAAGTCCCTGTTAACTATCATGGGGATTTGCGGAGGACTGAATCCGCAGCTTGATCTTATTAAGACCCTTCGACCCTATGCAGAAGAGTTGTTGACCGGGGAAGCAGCGGGAAACGGCCCTACAGGCTTTATTATTGACCAGGCCAAAAAAACCCTGACAGAGGTTGTTACTCTCCCCGAAAAATTAAATCGGCTCATTGCCGGTCTCGAAGGCGGCGAGATCAGACTTCATCCTTCTAGGAGTTTTGAGTCGAATCTTTTACAGAGCCAGATGGACCAGACAAGCCGGATTGTGAGGGCGATTATGAGCAGTGGGTTCTTGATTTCAGGAACTGTTTTGCTTGAGGGTTCCTATTTTAAGGTGGGATTAATGCTAATTATTCTTGCCGGGCTTACCTTCGCTTCCTTTCTGAAATCCAACTCAGGTTCCTCGGGAAGAAAGAGAATGGGGCATGGTGGCAGGAGCAGGGGTGCATCTTCAGGATTTCAAAAGCCTCGTTTTCATCCCTAA
- a CDS encoding metal-dependent transcriptional regulator produces the protein MGKLTFAMENYLEAIYELSTDGTGARISDIAERLGVTKASANSAMSTLSEKGLIINEKYKEIFLTPTGREFAEFTSKKHQVIEQFFTQILKVDITIADRDACAIEHVISNDSIHAMQEFLMKKSKN, from the coding sequence ATGGGAAAGTTAACATTTGCTATGGAAAACTATTTAGAAGCGATATATGAACTGTCAACCGACGGAACAGGAGCAAGAATTTCTGATATTGCTGAACGATTAGGGGTCACAAAGGCCAGCGCCAACAGTGCTATGTCGACCCTTTCAGAAAAAGGATTGATCATCAATGAAAAATATAAGGAAATATTTCTAACTCCTACCGGACGTGAGTTCGCAGAGTTCACCTCAAAAAAACACCAAGTCATCGAACAGTTTTTTACCCAGATCCTAAAAGTTGACATAACCATTGCAGATCGGGACGCTTGTGCAATTGAGCATGTCATCAGCAATGATTCAATTCATGCCATGCAAGAGTTTCTTATGAAGAAATCAAAAAACTAA
- a CDS encoding FeoA family protein: MMSLSRGKLNTAYTVNSVNTDHEDIREFLFTLGCYPGEKVTIISKLASNFIITIKDARYSIDEDLAKAIMV; the protein is encoded by the coding sequence ATGATGTCTTTATCGAGAGGAAAGTTAAATACAGCTTATACAGTGAACAGTGTTAATACTGATCATGAAGATATTCGTGAATTTTTATTTACACTAGGTTGTTATCCCGGTGAAAAAGTTACAATTATTTCAAAACTAGCATCAAATTTTATTATTACCATCAAAGATGCCAGGTATAGCATAGATGAGGATTTAGCAAAGGCTATTATGGTATAA